A genomic stretch from Methylorubrum extorquens includes:
- the aspA gene encoding Aspartate ammonia-lyase (Aspartase) (Evidence 2a : Function from experimental evidences in other organisms; Product type e : enzyme) — MAKTASDTKAKRSAKDAAGGQGEVKKSKAAAGKAKGTGKGTGGKGGTGKKAAKAEMKAAAIAAAEKAARPDALGTAARTTAENPPQEEDLAVATVRKVAMEGAKTRSEHDLLGDGEVPADALWGIHTKRAVANFPITGVSVGHYPELVRALALVKQAAARSNHRLGYLPKGKAKIIEEACTLVATDPTYAESFVADAIQGGAGTSTNMNANEVIANVGLRLMGKAPGDYAALHPNDDVNMAQSTNDAYPTALRLAVIFATQPLVKALDDLAYAFKSKAVEFADVLKMGRTQLQDAVPMTLGQEFDGFHATIKEDVARLTEIVGLFREVNLGATAIGTGINADPRYAALAVEELSRLSGQPMVLASNLIEATSDLGAFVLFSGVLKRVAVKLSKICNDLRLLSSGPRTGFGEIRLPAVQAGSSIMPGKVNPVIPEVVNQVAYMVIGHDLTVTLCAEGGQLQLNAFEPTIGYCVLSSLRMLTAAIDTLTKRCIDGIEADRERCRSLVQGSIGLVTALAPTLGYEASSRIARRALKENRAVADLVLEEGLLTEAQLNGLLELEAMTHPTRRQKAGTVV; from the coding sequence GGCGGCACCGGAAAGAAGGCGGCCAAGGCCGAAATGAAGGCCGCGGCCATCGCGGCGGCCGAGAAGGCCGCCCGCCCGGACGCGCTCGGGACGGCAGCAAGGACCACCGCGGAGAATCCGCCCCAGGAGGAGGATCTCGCCGTCGCCACCGTGCGCAAGGTGGCGATGGAAGGGGCGAAGACCCGCTCGGAACACGACCTGCTCGGGGACGGCGAGGTGCCGGCCGATGCGCTGTGGGGCATCCACACCAAGCGGGCGGTGGCGAACTTCCCGATCACCGGCGTGTCGGTGGGCCATTACCCGGAGCTGGTGCGGGCGCTCGCCCTGGTGAAGCAGGCGGCGGCGCGGTCCAACCACCGGCTCGGCTACCTGCCCAAGGGGAAGGCGAAGATTATCGAGGAGGCCTGCACCCTCGTCGCGACCGATCCGACTTACGCCGAGTCCTTCGTGGCCGACGCGATCCAGGGCGGGGCCGGCACCTCGACCAACATGAACGCCAACGAGGTGATCGCCAATGTCGGCCTGAGGCTGATGGGCAAGGCGCCGGGCGACTACGCCGCGCTGCATCCCAACGACGACGTCAACATGGCGCAATCGACCAACGACGCCTACCCGACGGCCCTGCGGCTCGCGGTGATCTTTGCCACCCAGCCGCTGGTCAAGGCGCTCGACGACCTCGCCTACGCCTTCAAGAGCAAGGCGGTGGAGTTCGCCGACGTGCTCAAGATGGGCCGCACCCAGCTCCAGGACGCGGTGCCGATGACGCTCGGCCAGGAATTCGACGGCTTCCACGCCACGATCAAGGAGGATGTGGCGCGATTGACCGAGATCGTCGGCCTGTTCCGCGAGGTGAATCTCGGCGCCACCGCGATCGGCACCGGGATCAACGCCGACCCGCGCTACGCCGCGCTGGCCGTGGAGGAGCTGTCGCGGCTCTCCGGCCAGCCGATGGTGCTGGCCTCGAACCTCATCGAGGCGACCTCGGATCTCGGCGCCTTCGTGCTGTTCTCCGGCGTCCTGAAGCGCGTCGCGGTCAAGCTGTCCAAGATCTGCAACGACCTGCGCCTGCTCTCGTCCGGTCCCCGCACCGGTTTCGGCGAGATCCGGCTGCCGGCGGTGCAGGCAGGCTCCTCGATCATGCCGGGCAAGGTCAACCCGGTGATCCCGGAAGTGGTCAACCAAGTCGCCTACATGGTGATTGGCCACGATCTCACGGTGACGCTCTGCGCCGAGGGCGGCCAGCTCCAGCTCAACGCCTTCGAGCCGACCATCGGCTACTGCGTGCTGAGCTCCTTACGGATGCTGACGGCCGCCATCGACACCCTGACCAAGCGCTGCATCGACGGCATCGAGGCCGACCGCGAGCGCTGCCGCAGCCTCGTCCAGGGCTCGATCGGCCTCGTCACGGCGCTCGCGCCGACGCTGGGCTACGAGGCCAGTTCCCGCATCGCCCGCCGCGCGCTCAAGGAGAATCGCGCGGTGGCGGATCTGGTGCTGGAGGAGGGCCTCCTCACCGAGGCCCAGCTCAACGGGCTGCTCGAACTGGAAGCCATGACCCACCCGACCCGGCGGCAGAAGGCCGGGACGGTCGTGTGA
- a CDS encoding putative oxidoreductase (fragment) (Evidence 3 : Putative function from multiple computational evidences), with amino-acid sequence MVANLLDALRPAASLRHVALVTGLKHYLGPFESYGKGSLPPTPFREDLPRLPVENFYYAQEDAVFEAAARDGFSWSVHRPHTIVGYALGNAMNMGVTLAVYATLCRETGRPFRFPGSAAQWNGLTDVTDARLLARHLEWAALTEAAHNEAFNVVNGDVFRWQWMWGRLAQWFGIEPAPFDGAVNPLEAQMAGAAPLWAELAERHGLIEPDLNRLASAWHTDADLGRPIEVVTDMSKSRRLGFLDYQPSDDAFFDLFARLRAERVIP; translated from the coding sequence ATGGTCGCCAACCTTCTCGACGCGCTCCGCCCGGCGGCCAGCCTGCGCCACGTGGCGCTGGTGACGGGGCTCAAGCACTATCTCGGGCCGTTCGAGTCCTACGGGAAGGGCAGCCTGCCGCCGACGCCGTTTCGCGAGGACCTGCCGCGCCTGCCCGTCGAGAACTTCTACTACGCGCAGGAGGATGCGGTGTTCGAGGCCGCCGCGCGCGACGGATTCTCGTGGAGCGTGCACCGCCCGCACACGATCGTCGGCTACGCGCTCGGCAACGCCATGAACATGGGCGTGACGCTGGCCGTCTACGCCACGCTCTGCCGCGAGACCGGACGGCCCTTCCGCTTCCCCGGCTCGGCGGCGCAGTGGAACGGGCTCACCGACGTGACCGACGCGCGGCTGCTCGCCCGCCACCTCGAATGGGCGGCGCTGACGGAGGCCGCGCATAACGAGGCCTTCAACGTCGTCAACGGCGACGTCTTCCGCTGGCAATGGATGTGGGGCCGGCTCGCCCAATGGTTCGGCATCGAGCCCGCACCCTTCGACGGCGCGGTGAACCCGCTGGAAGCACAGATGGCGGGCGCCGCCCCGCTCTGGGCCGAGTTGGCCGAGCGCCACGGCCTGATCGAGCCCGACCTGAACCGCCTGGCCTCGGCGTGGCACACCGATGCCGATCTCGGCCGGCCGATCGAAGTCGTGACCGACATGAGCAAGAGCCGGCGCCTGGGCTTCCTCGATTACCAGCCCTCGGACGACGCGTTCTTCGACCTGTTCGCGCGGCTGCGGGCGGAGCGGGTCATCCCCTGA